The genomic DNA ATGATGACGGCCAATACATTGATTGCAAATACAAATGTAATATGAGTGCCTTTATCGTAGAAGCCGCCAAATACAAACTGAATCCCTTCGTTGCTGAAGTCGATGACTTTTTGAACGCCAAGCGCAGCTTTTTTCAAAAATATTTTCCCGATGGAAACTTTAAGGACGAATAAGACGAATAAACCTTCGAGCACCATGCCGACGATGATCGTTCTCCATGGAATGGAGGAGCGGTTGCTGCTCAAAAGCCAGCCGATGAAAAGTACGCCAATCAATGAGAGAAAACCAAGTAAAAATGTCATAAGAACCCCCTGATGTTTTTTTCAAAACCAATTCCGTTGATGATGTCTATGGTACGTCCTCTGAAGTCAGACCTCTCAAAAAATCAAATAAAAAAATCGTGCACCCCGACTCAGGTATAAAGAAAGCCGGGGCACACGATGGTAGTGTGTGATGAAATCATCTGACTTTCCTTATAGTCTAGCCATTTACGGCAGCTAGGTAGAGACTTATGGACCATATCACCATAGATATATAAGGAAACGGTATGAAGTTGATTAGTATTTTAGTATTTTAACAAAGCCACTTCGGCACGGCAATAGTAAAAATAGGAATTAGCGAGCATACTTCTCAAGTAAATTAGCTAAATAGTGCTTTTTATAGAGTTCGACTTTACGCTCCGCATGCCAACGAACTCCTCGTTTTTTCAATTCTTCCACGTACCAGCCTTTGCTTCCAGCGTACATATACAACACCCTTTCAAAAAAATATTAATGGAATCTTCTAGCTAAACGTATAAGGAAGAGCAATACTTTTAAAGCTCCAACGGTTAGACATTGTAACATCTATAGGAAATGGACTAAAGGGGCAAACCGGAATAAATATTTGAAAACTTTTTCCAACAAAGTCCATTTTATAGGAATTTATTACTATTTTAAAAAAAGAGTGATCCAAATTAAATGTAGGATCGTTTACTAAGCATAAAACGGAATAAGTTCCATCCAAATCTACTTTTGAAAGGAGGTGAAGGAAGAATTGCGACTAAAATTGGCATA from Falsibacillus albus includes the following:
- a CDS encoding DUF2639 domain-containing protein, translated to MYAGSKGWYVEELKKRGVRWHAERKVELYKKHYLANLLEKYAR